From the genome of Candidatus Electrothrix communis, one region includes:
- a CDS encoding P-loop NTPase fold protein, whose protein sequence is MSSYSNDEWTLVDTLGYEPFIQQLLRLIEKAQPPFSIGIYGGWGTGKTSIMRQLFFRTGGRVSSVLLPLSESPVEEHLDPRTIERITEFRENNTKMRAVWFNPWQHQFDNDPIIGLLHEIRENFDLFSQVGEEAKKLADVSVRGGLDILSSIINKLTNAKVDPGKLEQYGEKYEAKQFAVKSSSQRFRLLFEKAIEKLLGGKDGEQKTLVVYIDDLDRCTDTNTIKLIEGIKLYLATSNCVFVFGMDQVNVLRALEHHQIHKDYLDKLFQSIIRIPLIKNYPALIREIVANYFPDEGTAGLTELLTDILEKNPRKVKNFLNSFRSYWELLNLPADDAPDQPRLKIETAALFHYLRIYCEPVFTVLERHPDYIKALSNVCQNNPPDQNVERLFYEYLRNPIAEQTAPVSDDETQELVPAVKLEKEELEYMKDISPRFEAMEQFKRHFSECYHDEIAGYNDLTALNRYLGVIDHA, encoded by the coding sequence TTGAGCAGCTATAGCAATGATGAATGGACCTTGGTAGATACCCTGGGCTATGAGCCTTTTATTCAACAGCTCCTCAGATTGATTGAAAAGGCCCAACCGCCCTTTTCAATAGGCATTTATGGTGGCTGGGGGACCGGTAAAACCAGTATCATGCGCCAGTTGTTTTTCCGAACCGGCGGGAGGGTATCTTCCGTCCTGCTGCCCTTATCAGAAAGTCCTGTCGAAGAGCACCTTGATCCGAGAACTATAGAACGAATTACGGAATTCAGGGAGAATAACACAAAAATGCGGGCGGTCTGGTTTAATCCCTGGCAGCATCAGTTTGATAACGATCCGATTATCGGATTGCTCCATGAAATCAGAGAAAATTTTGATCTTTTTTCGCAAGTTGGAGAAGAAGCTAAAAAACTTGCGGACGTGAGTGTACGGGGTGGACTTGATATTCTGAGTAGTATCATCAATAAGCTGACCAATGCGAAAGTTGATCCGGGAAAACTTGAACAGTACGGTGAAAAATACGAAGCAAAGCAGTTTGCCGTTAAGAGCTCTTCCCAGCGATTCCGCCTCCTTTTTGAAAAGGCCATCGAAAAGCTCTTAGGCGGCAAAGACGGCGAGCAGAAAACCCTGGTTGTCTATATTGATGACCTGGACCGCTGCACGGATACAAACACCATCAAGCTCATCGAAGGTATCAAACTCTATCTCGCCACCTCCAACTGTGTTTTCGTTTTCGGTATGGATCAGGTGAATGTCCTGCGGGCTCTGGAACATCATCAGATTCACAAGGATTATCTGGATAAACTCTTTCAGAGCATTATTCGCATCCCTTTGATTAAAAATTATCCCGCCTTGATTCGAGAGATTGTCGCCAACTATTTTCCTGATGAGGGCACTGCCGGACTGACAGAGCTGCTTACCGATATCCTGGAGAAAAATCCCCGTAAGGTAAAAAACTTCCTCAATTCCTTCAGGTCGTATTGGGAACTGCTGAACCTGCCAGCGGATGATGCACCTGATCAGCCTCGATTAAAAATTGAGACAGCGGCCCTGTTTCATTACCTGCGCATCTACTGCGAACCTGTCTTTACGGTTTTGGAACGCCATCCTGATTATATAAAGGCCTTGAGCAATGTTTGTCAGAATAACCCGCCGGATCAGAATGTTGAACGACTGTTTTACGAATATCTGCGCAACCCGATTGCAGAACAGACTGCTCCTGTCAGCGACGATGAAACACAAGAGCTGGTTCCGGCAGTCAAACTGGAAAAAGAAGAGCTTGAGTATATGAAAGATATTTCTCCGCGCTTTGAAGCAATGGAACAATTTAAAAGGCATTTTTCGGAATGTTATCACGATGAAATTGCAGGCTATAATGACCTGACAGCATTGAACAGATATCTCGGAGTGATTGACCATGCATAA
- a CDS encoding deoxyguanosinetriphosphate triphosphohydrolase codes for MKVLLQLRHVFSKKIILQPRSAVNIRRQQEEHEKIILSPYACLSTQSRGRFRQEPACDLRTVFQRDRDRIIHSKTFRRLKHKTQVFLSPTGDHYRTRLTHVLEVSQIARTIATCLQLNEYLTEAIALGHDLGHTPFGHAGEYSLNKLHPGGFKHYIQSLRVVDFIEKSGRGLNLTWEVRNGIVKHSKGYRDILPEDGKELPATLEGQAVRVADIIAYLNHDMDDALRAGMIRETDLPNHLREVVGDRPSMRVDTMVRDLITETQRLDDGRLHLSPMMQEVIKDLRSFLYNKVYRNERVHNEFEKAQNIIYELYSFFLEHEFSDNTEHPFVERPPVRGEKARKLLHRQVCDFIAGMTDRYALGIYRHVFMPKPWSVL; via the coding sequence ATGAAGGTATTGCTACAACTCCGACATGTTTTTTCAAAAAAAATCATCCTCCAGCCAAGGTCTGCCGTGAATATTCGTCGTCAACAGGAAGAGCACGAAAAAATTATTCTCTCTCCCTATGCCTGCCTGAGCACCCAGTCACGAGGTCGTTTTCGTCAAGAACCTGCATGCGATCTGCGCACCGTTTTTCAACGAGACCGGGACCGTATTATTCACTCGAAAACCTTTCGTCGCCTGAAGCATAAAACCCAGGTCTTTCTTTCTCCCACCGGGGATCATTATCGTACCCGCCTTACCCATGTCCTGGAGGTTTCCCAGATAGCTCGAACCATTGCCACCTGCCTGCAACTGAACGAATACCTGACCGAGGCTATCGCCTTGGGTCATGATCTTGGGCACACGCCTTTTGGTCATGCCGGAGAATACAGCTTAAATAAATTGCATCCCGGAGGATTTAAACATTACATCCAGAGTCTGCGGGTGGTTGATTTTATTGAGAAAAGCGGAAGGGGGCTGAATTTGACCTGGGAGGTGCGAAACGGGATTGTCAAGCATTCCAAGGGATATCGGGATATTCTGCCGGAGGACGGTAAGGAATTACCTGCCACTCTGGAGGGACAGGCCGTGCGGGTGGCGGATATCATCGCCTATCTGAATCATGATATGGATGATGCCTTACGGGCCGGGATGATCCGAGAAACGGATCTACCGAATCATTTGCGTGAAGTAGTCGGCGACAGGCCCTCTATGCGGGTTGACACCATGGTTCGTGATCTGATTACGGAAACCCAGCGGCTTGATGACGGACGCCTTCACCTGAGCCCGATGATGCAGGAGGTGATCAAAGACCTGCGCAGTTTTCTCTATAATAAGGTGTACCGCAATGAGCGCGTGCATAATGAATTTGAGAAGGCCCAGAATATCATCTATGAGTTGTACAGCTTTTTTCTGGAGCATGAATTTTCTGATAATACAGAACACCCCTTTGTTGAGCGTCCTCCGGTGCGCGGGGAAAAGGCGCGGAAGCTGTTGCATCGTCAGGTGTGTGACTTCATCGCTGGTATGACGGATCGCTATGCCTTGGGGATTTATCGGCATGTTTTTATGCCTAAGCCTTGGTCGGTTTTGTAG
- the nrfD gene encoding polysulfide reductase NrfD encodes MELSITGTNALTYPVMHVWDWRVAIYLFLGGLSGGLMTMSAINYLRSGKKEPLQTTCCWQIPVLAPILLTIGLIFLGLDLERKLHGYLFYTTFKPLSPMSWGAWIVLIIFPVMILYALAALPDEVKGGMKKGFIRNMADAMAPHLAFLAKLNVIFGVLLSIYTGILLSTFVARPLWNTAILPLLFLASGMSTGAAVMIIVAKSKEVKLFFTKLDIWLILGELLILALMFYGHYTGDAAHQAAIMPFFNSSHETFPYFLSIVIIGIVLPLAIVMKFLEVTGKHTEEVTGFGLFLMTTSAILVLIGGAIVRFALVYAGQLSGYGYTMM; translated from the coding sequence ATGGAACTGAGTATTACCGGCACCAATGCCCTTACCTACCCGGTCATGCATGTCTGGGATTGGCGGGTAGCCATTTATCTCTTTCTCGGCGGTCTTTCCGGCGGGTTAATGACGATGAGTGCGATTAATTACCTGCGATCAGGCAAGAAAGAACCTCTTCAGACCACCTGTTGCTGGCAGATCCCGGTGTTAGCACCAATTCTGCTGACCATAGGCCTGATTTTTCTCGGGCTGGATCTTGAACGGAAGCTGCACGGCTATCTGTTCTATACGACCTTTAAGCCGCTTTCGCCGATGAGCTGGGGAGCATGGATTGTTTTAATCATCTTTCCAGTGATGATTCTTTACGCCCTTGCAGCCCTGCCGGATGAGGTAAAGGGTGGAATGAAGAAAGGTTTTATCCGAAATATGGCAGATGCTATGGCACCGCATCTGGCTTTTTTGGCCAAACTCAACGTGATTTTTGGTGTTCTGCTGTCTATTTACACCGGTATCCTGCTGAGCACCTTTGTGGCTCGACCTCTCTGGAACACTGCTATCCTGCCGCTTCTTTTTCTGGCCAGTGGTATGAGTACCGGAGCTGCTGTGATGATCATTGTTGCCAAGAGTAAAGAGGTTAAGCTTTTCTTTACCAAGCTGGATATCTGGCTGATCCTTGGCGAGCTTTTGATTCTTGCCCTGATGTTTTACGGTCATTATACCGGAGATGCAGCTCATCAGGCGGCGATCATGCCCTTTTTCAATTCTTCCCACGAAACCTTTCCCTACTTCCTGAGCATTGTTATCATTGGGATTGTTCTCCCCTTGGCAATTGTTATGAAGTTTCTTGAGGTAACGGGCAAGCATACTGAAGAGGTCACTGGTTTTGGTCTCTTCCTGATGACCACCAGCGCTATACTGGTTCTGATCGGTGGTGCAATTGTTCGTTTTGCCTTGGTCTATGCAGGGCAGCTTTCTGGATACGGATATACGATGATGTAA
- a CDS encoding 4Fe-4S dicluster domain-containing protein, producing MPRYAMVIDQSRCIGCMACVVSCKRENDVPPEHYRTRVLEMVQGNFPDLTTEMRSELCNHCDNAPCVNICPTGASHHEEDGTVQIDRDKCVGCKACITSCPYNARHINEEHGYADKCSFCQQRLHEGKKPACVATCIGGSRIFGDLDDPQSEISIILRKNSHRVLNKAVGTGPNVYYINQYPKRA from the coding sequence ATGCCCAGATACGCCATGGTCATTGACCAGTCACGATGCATCGGCTGTATGGCATGTGTGGTGTCATGCAAGCGCGAAAACGATGTGCCGCCTGAACATTACCGCACCCGAGTGCTTGAGATGGTGCAGGGGAATTTCCCCGACCTGACAACAGAGATGCGGTCTGAACTCTGCAATCACTGTGACAATGCTCCCTGTGTGAATATCTGCCCCACCGGAGCCTCACATCACGAGGAAGACGGCACGGTCCAGATTGATCGGGATAAATGCGTTGGCTGTAAGGCCTGCATTACCTCTTGTCCGTATAATGCTCGTCATATAAACGAAGAACACGGTTATGCCGATAAATGCTCCTTTTGTCAGCAACGGCTGCATGAAGGGAAAAAACCAGCCTGCGTTGCCACCTGTATCGGTGGTTCTAGGATATTTGGTGATCTGGACGATCCACAGAGCGAGATTTCGATAATCCTGCGAAAAAACAGCCATCGAGTTCTGAATAAGGCTGTGGGAACCGGACCGAATGTCTATTATATTAACCAGTACCCTAAAAGAGCGTAA
- a CDS encoding molybdopterin-dependent oxidoreductase, producing the protein MAFSRRNFLKYAAMSAGGTVLADTPFISAEARAKAEGGNVKYVPTSCEMCFWKCGAVAKVVDGKVVKLEGNPYHPQSRGKLCARGQGGIGQLYDEDRLKHPLIRVEGSKRGENKYKQATWDEALDYVAKKMKAIAEKYGPESLAMMSHGSPGDYFTNVLKAMGSRNIAFPSFAQCKGIRDVAWELTYGHKPGTSCERVDLENSRVIVLFGTHLGENMHNSQNQEFAEAVGRGAKIICVDPRYSTAASKSSFWLPIKPGTDTALLLAWINIVISEGLYDKEYVEKYTVGFDEVKEAVKEYTPEWAAQETELPMRQIVESVRELCRYAPNVVVHPGRHYSWYGNDTQRARAVAILNALLGTWGRKGGMWLPAKAKFAKFNDDAPAYPPASKPPLIKGDFPFAGGEGVTQVLRDATITGNPYPIKAWIVAGTNLMKALPDQRLTRKAIDNLDLLVAVDLFPTETVMLADVILPECTYLERHDGLYKISTREAGVAIRQPAVEPMYDTKPAWWIGSELCKKLGLDEYAAKDNWEGRMRRQAKAWGVDYDQLSKHTGYVTIPDSEKPYITEDNQPVFGTFSEKIELYSDELEGEGFDPVPKYEAVEHPGKDMFRLIYGRSPVHTFSRTVNTQWLWELEKENEVWLNKKEADRLGVKNGQYVVLENQDGVRCNRIKAKVTERIRHDCVYMIHGFGHNAPGLSRANQSGADDQQLITKYIEDPITGGTGMRVNFVKIIKEA; encoded by the coding sequence ATGGCTTTTTCGAGGAGAAATTTTCTCAAATATGCCGCCATGTCCGCCGGAGGCACTGTGCTTGCCGACACCCCTTTTATTTCCGCCGAAGCCAGAGCAAAGGCTGAGGGCGGAAATGTAAAGTACGTGCCGACCAGCTGTGAGATGTGCTTCTGGAAATGCGGTGCCGTTGCCAAGGTGGTTGACGGAAAGGTGGTCAAATTGGAGGGTAACCCATACCACCCTCAAAGTCGGGGCAAATTATGTGCTCGTGGTCAAGGTGGTATAGGCCAATTGTACGATGAGGACCGGCTGAAGCACCCGCTAATTCGTGTTGAAGGATCAAAACGCGGTGAAAACAAGTACAAACAGGCGACATGGGACGAAGCGCTGGACTATGTGGCGAAAAAGATGAAAGCCATTGCTGAGAAGTACGGGCCGGAATCTCTCGCCATGATGTCCCACGGCTCTCCCGGTGATTATTTTACCAATGTGCTTAAGGCCATGGGATCCCGAAATATAGCCTTTCCGTCTTTTGCGCAGTGTAAAGGAATCCGTGATGTGGCCTGGGAGCTGACCTATGGGCATAAGCCGGGGACAAGCTGCGAGCGGGTTGATCTGGAGAACAGCCGGGTTATTGTCCTGTTCGGTACCCATCTGGGTGAGAATATGCATAACTCTCAGAACCAGGAATTTGCCGAAGCAGTCGGTCGAGGTGCCAAGATTATCTGTGTTGACCCTCGTTACTCCACAGCTGCCTCTAAGTCTTCGTTTTGGCTGCCGATTAAGCCAGGTACGGATACTGCTCTATTGCTGGCCTGGATCAATATCGTGATCAGCGAAGGCTTGTATGATAAGGAGTATGTGGAAAAATATACCGTGGGTTTTGACGAAGTCAAAGAAGCGGTGAAAGAATATACCCCGGAATGGGCTGCTCAGGAAACAGAGCTCCCCATGCGCCAGATTGTTGAGTCGGTTCGGGAACTCTGTCGTTATGCACCCAATGTTGTTGTTCATCCGGGTCGGCATTATTCCTGGTACGGCAACGATACCCAGCGTGCTCGTGCAGTGGCTATTCTTAACGCTCTGCTCGGCACCTGGGGACGGAAAGGCGGGATGTGGCTGCCTGCTAAGGCGAAATTCGCCAAATTTAACGATGATGCACCGGCCTATCCACCTGCAAGTAAACCACCGCTGATTAAAGGAGATTTTCCCTTTGCAGGAGGTGAGGGGGTAACTCAGGTTCTGCGTGATGCCACTATTACTGGCAATCCCTATCCGATCAAGGCATGGATCGTGGCCGGGACCAACCTGATGAAGGCTTTGCCGGATCAACGTCTCACCCGTAAGGCTATCGACAACTTGGACCTCTTGGTCGCTGTTGATCTCTTTCCTACCGAGACCGTCATGCTGGCCGATGTTATTCTGCCCGAATGTACCTACCTGGAACGGCATGATGGATTGTACAAGATAAGCACCCGCGAGGCCGGTGTCGCTATCCGTCAGCCTGCTGTAGAGCCAATGTACGACACAAAGCCAGCTTGGTGGATCGGGAGCGAGCTCTGCAAAAAGTTGGGGCTTGATGAATATGCAGCTAAAGATAACTGGGAAGGTAGAATGCGTCGTCAGGCCAAGGCCTGGGGCGTTGACTATGATCAGTTGTCCAAGCATACCGGTTATGTCACTATTCCTGACAGTGAAAAGCCGTATATCACAGAGGATAATCAACCTGTTTTCGGCACCTTTTCAGAAAAAATCGAATTGTACAGTGATGAACTGGAAGGTGAAGGATTTGATCCCGTACCCAAATATGAGGCGGTTGAACATCCTGGAAAAGATATGTTCCGCCTGATCTATGGCCGTAGCCCTGTCCATACCTTCAGCCGAACAGTCAATACCCAGTGGCTCTGGGAGCTGGAAAAGGAAAATGAGGTATGGCTGAATAAGAAAGAGGCTGATCGTCTCGGCGTAAAAAATGGTCAGTATGTTGTTCTGGAAAATCAGGATGGCGTGCGATGCAATAGGATAAAGGCTAAGGTGACAGAGCGTATCCGTCATGACTGCGTGTACATGATCCACGGATTCGGTCATAATGCCCCTGGATTGTCGCGGGCAAATCAGAGCGGTGCCGATGATCAGCAGCTGATAACTAAATATATCGAAGATCCGATTACCGGCGGCACCGGAATGCGGGTCAATTTTGTTAAGATAATCAAGGAGGCCTGA
- a CDS encoding polysaccharide biosynthesis/export family protein has product MLKYLSLFPTVILLVIFSLTLQSCSTTKVSKKSYTIPLHEAHASPFPTAVEPEEIKLAAGDILMISVWGQDALTKEVTLDAMGNIYYPFIGKIKASGQTIAEVQAEMKEKLSRYYTTPELTVIPQNLAGQQYYILGEVSKPGNFRIKSQLNIISAISSAGGPNRNAGETVLLLRKQQDRLLVTGIPVQYTDVTTKNIPSLTMMVQAGDILYMPPSRIANIENFMSRLNSILAPILSIERGIIFWPQIIDALEGSSQEQQFVIPLQ; this is encoded by the coding sequence ATGCTAAAATATCTTTCTTTATTCCCCACAGTTATCCTTCTCGTTATATTTTCTCTTACTCTTCAGTCCTGCTCCACCACCAAGGTGAGCAAAAAAAGCTACACCATCCCGCTCCATGAAGCTCACGCCTCTCCCTTCCCTACAGCGGTTGAGCCGGAAGAAATCAAACTCGCCGCCGGTGATATTTTGATGATCAGCGTATGGGGACAGGACGCTTTAACCAAAGAGGTTACCTTGGACGCAATGGGAAATATCTACTATCCATTTATCGGAAAAATTAAAGCTTCAGGACAGACGATTGCAGAAGTACAAGCAGAGATGAAAGAAAAATTATCTCGCTACTACACCACCCCTGAGTTAACAGTCATTCCCCAGAATCTTGCCGGGCAACAGTATTATATCCTCGGAGAAGTGAGCAAGCCAGGGAACTTTCGTATAAAATCCCAACTGAATATCATCAGTGCAATATCTTCGGCAGGGGGACCAAACAGAAATGCCGGAGAAACGGTTCTTCTTTTACGAAAACAGCAAGACCGCCTCCTTGTAACTGGAATACCTGTTCAATATACTGATGTAACAACGAAAAACATCCCCTCGCTAACAATGATGGTTCAAGCAGGTGATATTCTCTATATGCCCCCTTCTCGCATCGCAAATATTGAAAATTTCATGTCACGACTTAACAGCATCCTCGCCCCCATCCTTTCCATAGAACGCGGCATTATATTCTGGCCGCAAATTATTGACGCCCTTGAGGGCTCGTCCCAAGAACAACAGTTTGTTATCCCTCTGCAATAA
- a CDS encoding flippase has protein sequence MEHADLKRVPRNSALLFISRLIDMAAMVLINVIIARSLGAASFGQYSFISAYVVSITMLSYFGLDNLTMRNIARHADKAPQYLGTVIVARWILSGLAALLILAGLPFIGLEPKFIPALSLLTVSEIIGAFVTVQTAVFKAKEQMKYDIYITILWRFVSLILISLGAYRDFGVTGLCTVLLTANLARALFAVWITRTRFFKPDFSEVNLMLRGIFKDAAVLGAAMLITNWLFRSAQLAIKFLLGPEPVAYFQVSYAIILQVSTVALSIMLALFPVISRKARPDRESMRRISEIYTGVSKLLICLGLVFSAGLMLLSRPIILTLYGSEYLQAVEIFRILLTALVPIFIYSLHALLFVAYNKQYYIIISRGISFILVCGLYFLFIPRFGATGAAYAYVIVSVLIGLAEALLLRYRVLHSVTPPLGMYFLNILMSASLAATFIFEYSLLLRIILLLLVLSTVSLQLKKNYAIFRRYRQRVAKVHHS, from the coding sequence ATGGAACATGCTGATTTAAAAAGAGTCCCCCGAAACTCCGCCCTGCTCTTTATCTCAAGATTAATTGATATGGCGGCTATGGTTCTCATCAATGTGATCATAGCAAGGTCTCTCGGTGCTGCTTCCTTTGGTCAATATTCCTTTATATCGGCCTACGTGGTGTCCATTACCATGCTTTCCTATTTTGGGCTGGATAACCTGACAATGCGTAATATTGCCAGACATGCTGACAAAGCTCCGCAGTATCTGGGTACTGTCATCGTGGCTCGTTGGATTCTATCAGGGTTAGCTGCACTCCTTATTTTGGCTGGCCTTCCTTTTATCGGTCTTGAACCAAAGTTTATTCCGGCTCTGAGTTTACTGACTGTCTCGGAAATTATCGGTGCCTTCGTGACTGTCCAGACAGCGGTTTTTAAGGCCAAGGAGCAAATGAAGTATGATATATACATCACAATACTTTGGCGCTTTGTCAGCCTGATACTCATTTCGCTGGGTGCCTACCGTGATTTCGGGGTTACAGGGCTATGCACGGTACTTCTAACGGCCAACCTCGCTCGGGCCCTGTTCGCTGTCTGGATAACCAGAACCAGATTTTTTAAACCAGATTTCAGCGAAGTGAACCTGATGCTCAGGGGGATATTCAAGGACGCCGCCGTGCTGGGAGCCGCCATGCTCATCACCAACTGGCTGTTTCGTTCGGCACAACTGGCGATTAAGTTCCTGCTCGGCCCTGAACCAGTAGCCTATTTTCAAGTTTCTTATGCCATTATTCTTCAGGTGAGCACAGTAGCCCTATCGATCATGCTCGCCCTCTTTCCGGTGATCTCCAGAAAAGCCCGGCCTGATCGGGAGAGCATGCGCAGGATAAGCGAAATTTATACGGGGGTGTCAAAGCTGCTTATTTGCTTGGGCCTTGTCTTCTCCGCTGGCCTGATGCTCCTGTCAAGGCCGATCATCCTTACGCTTTATGGATCTGAGTATCTTCAGGCTGTAGAAATTTTTAGAATTTTACTTACTGCTCTTGTCCCTATCTTTATTTATTCTCTTCATGCATTACTCTTTGTCGCCTACAACAAGCAGTACTACATTATTATAAGTAGGGGTATAAGCTTCATCCTGGTCTGCGGCCTCTATTTCCTGTTCATCCCTCGATTCGGGGCAACAGGAGCAGCATATGCATATGTTATCGTTTCCGTACTGATCGGCTTGGCAGAAGCCCTCTTGCTCAGGTATCGAGTACTTCATTCTGTAACACCGCCGCTGGGAATGTATTTCCTGAATATATTGATGTCCGCAAGCCTGGCTGCAACTTTTATCTTTGAATATTCATTGCTCTTACGAATAATTTTGCTGCTTTTGGTTTTGAGTACAGTATCATTGCAGCTGAAAAAAAATTATGCTATCTTCAGGCGCTATCGTCAAAGAGTAGCGAAGGTTCACCATTCGTGA
- a CDS encoding lysophospholipid acyltransferase family protein, giving the protein MINFLILSLKDIIRWMYWGPVRILVRIIPRELSYRLIWFVGLFAYFMSKKKKDRLRRWMQQVSEKPAPRSQVIDVFVQYYRNSLDTLLYGRLSPKNIDQFIRYEGLDNLTKALLEGKGVILLHPHFGNEECLMPAIGHKGFTVSQIASRWEPDYTPERIFTLSNRIRRHAWRMRISTRENLPVGFVYIDEGIRNIYRLLRRNEVLLLALDGREGVSWQKIPFLGMTAEISPGPMKIARSTGAAVLPTVIVRTGRYRHTVHIGEPVKLSEQTDNTQETTLDTVRADTITAVQAVEPYIKKHPAQYAKFILLDVKLFKEEKVDA; this is encoded by the coding sequence GTGATTAACTTTTTAATTTTATCTTTAAAAGATATCATCAGGTGGATGTATTGGGGCCCGGTTCGAATTCTGGTAAGAATCATTCCCAGAGAATTGAGTTACCGGCTTATTTGGTTTGTCGGACTCTTCGCTTATTTCATGAGCAAGAAAAAAAAGGATCGATTGCGTCGGTGGATGCAACAGGTGAGCGAAAAACCAGCTCCCCGTAGTCAAGTGATTGATGTTTTTGTCCAGTATTACCGTAATTCTCTGGACACCCTGCTGTACGGGCGCTTATCACCTAAGAATATCGATCAATTTATCCGTTACGAGGGGTTGGATAACCTGACCAAGGCATTGCTGGAGGGGAAAGGAGTTATCTTACTCCATCCCCATTTCGGCAACGAGGAATGCCTTATGCCCGCCATAGGCCATAAAGGATTCACCGTGAGCCAGATCGCCAGCCGCTGGGAACCCGATTATACGCCTGAACGAATTTTCACCTTGTCCAACCGTATCCGCCGACACGCCTGGCGAATGCGTATCAGCACCCGGGAAAACTTACCGGTTGGCTTTGTGTATATTGATGAAGGGATACGCAATATTTATCGGCTGCTGCGACGCAACGAGGTCCTCCTGCTCGCCCTGGACGGTCGGGAAGGAGTCAGCTGGCAGAAAATCCCCTTTCTCGGTATGACCGCCGAGATCTCGCCTGGGCCGATGAAGATAGCCCGATCAACTGGAGCTGCCGTGCTGCCCACCGTGATCGTGAGAACCGGGCGTTACCGCCACACTGTCCATATTGGGGAACCTGTTAAGCTTTCCGAGCAAACCGACAATACACAGGAAACGACATTGGATACTGTCCGGGCTGACACAATCACCGCAGTGCAGGCCGTGGAACCCTATATAAAAAAACATCCAGCACAGTATGCTAAATTCATCTTGCTTGATGTCAAATTGTTCAAAGAAGAAAAGGTAGACGCATGA